A genomic window from Arthrobacter globiformis includes:
- a CDS encoding 4-carboxy-4-hydroxy-2-oxoadipate aldolase/oxaloacetate decarboxylase, translating into MIHVKTNIERPDADAVRRLAQFSSATIHEAQGRKGALSSRIKPIDRSMSFCGPATTVRCAPRDNLMLQVAIHYAEAGDVVLAAAGEYEEAGTFGDVLGNAMKAKGLAGLVTDSGVRDTQDLMELGLPVFSGSVSIKGTVKETIGPINHPVVFGDEIIYPGDVLRGDADGVVVVRKDEIEEVIRLSQERDDAERELIGLYKAGGTTIELCNLTEVLKAKGLLVEHA; encoded by the coding sequence GTGATCCATGTAAAGACCAACATCGAACGACCCGACGCCGACGCCGTCCGTCGCCTGGCGCAGTTTTCCTCGGCCACCATCCACGAGGCACAAGGCCGCAAGGGAGCGCTCAGCTCCAGGATCAAGCCGATCGACCGCAGCATGTCCTTCTGCGGCCCTGCCACCACTGTCCGCTGCGCGCCGCGGGACAACCTCATGCTGCAGGTGGCCATCCACTACGCCGAGGCTGGGGACGTAGTCCTGGCCGCGGCCGGTGAGTACGAGGAAGCCGGCACGTTCGGCGACGTCCTCGGCAATGCCATGAAGGCCAAGGGCCTCGCGGGCCTGGTGACGGACTCCGGCGTCCGCGACACCCAGGACCTCATGGAACTGGGCCTGCCCGTGTTCTCCGGCAGTGTCTCCATCAAGGGCACTGTTAAGGAAACCATCGGCCCCATCAACCACCCTGTGGTTTTCGGTGACGAGATCATCTACCCGGGCGACGTCCTGCGCGGCGACGCCGACGGTGTTGTTGTGGTCCGGAAGGACGAGATCGAGGAAGTCATCCGCCTCTCTCAGGAACGTGACGACGCCGAGCGCGAGCTCATCGGCCTCTACAAGGCAGGCGGAACCACCATCGAGCTGTGCAACCTGACAGAGGTCCTGAAGGCCAAGGGGCTGCTGGTCGAACACGCGTAG
- a CDS encoding aspartate transaminase — MSEFEPASRVSRIKSSASVAAAARVRELKAEGRRILDLTVGEPDFDTPEHIKAAAVKAISKGETKYTSVTGTPALQKAILQTIELRSGIHYTPAEITIGGGAKQVIFTAFMASLDAGDEVVVPAPYWVSYPDMVLANEGTPVVVTCGEESGFKLTPEALAGALNERTKWVILNTPSNPTGAVYSRAELRALADVLANFPNVYVLTDEIYDQIYFGSGRISSLVEIAPELKDRVLAVNGVSKAYAMTGWRLGYAAGPAPLIAAINKLQSQISSCPSSVSQAASAAALTGDQSFVRESVEVYRSRRDAAVAALNAVDGLSCATPEGAFYAYVNCGGAVGKTTPEGKVIANDEDFTLYLLEAASVAVIQGSAYGLGPYFRISYATSLDVIEESIAAIDKAVRALS, encoded by the coding sequence ATGTCTGAATTTGAACCTGCATCGCGAGTGTCCCGCATCAAGTCTTCCGCCAGCGTGGCCGCAGCGGCTCGCGTGCGTGAGCTGAAGGCAGAAGGGCGCCGGATCCTGGACCTGACAGTCGGTGAGCCGGACTTCGATACCCCTGAGCACATCAAGGCTGCAGCGGTTAAGGCGATCAGCAAGGGCGAGACGAAGTACACCTCGGTCACGGGTACGCCGGCACTGCAGAAGGCGATCCTCCAGACCATCGAGCTGCGCAGCGGCATCCACTACACCCCGGCTGAGATCACCATCGGCGGTGGCGCCAAGCAGGTGATCTTCACGGCGTTCATGGCTTCACTGGACGCCGGGGACGAGGTTGTGGTGCCCGCCCCGTACTGGGTTTCCTACCCGGACATGGTGCTCGCGAACGAGGGCACCCCGGTGGTTGTCACCTGCGGCGAGGAGTCGGGCTTCAAGCTGACCCCCGAAGCCCTGGCCGGGGCGCTGAACGAGCGGACCAAGTGGGTCATCCTGAACACCCCGTCAAACCCGACGGGCGCGGTGTACTCCCGGGCGGAACTACGGGCCCTGGCGGATGTCTTGGCGAACTTCCCGAACGTCTACGTCCTGACGGACGAGATCTACGACCAGATCTACTTCGGTTCCGGCCGGATTTCGAGCTTGGTGGAGATTGCTCCGGAGCTGAAGGACCGCGTTCTCGCCGTCAACGGCGTTTCGAAGGCCTACGCCATGACCGGCTGGCGGCTGGGTTACGCCGCCGGGCCGGCGCCGCTGATCGCGGCGATCAACAAGCTCCAGTCGCAGATCTCCTCCTGCCCGTCCTCCGTGAGCCAGGCCGCCAGCGCCGCCGCGCTCACCGGCGACCAGAGCTTCGTTCGGGAGAGTGTGGAGGTCTACCGTAGCCGCCGCGACGCGGCGGTAGCCGCGCTAAACGCCGTCGACGGCCTTTCATGCGCGACGCCGGAAGGCGCCTTTTACGCGTACGTCAACTGCGGCGGTGCCGTGGGCAAAACCACCCCGGAGGGGAAGGTCATCGCCAACGACGAGGACTTCACGCTCTACCTTCTTGAGGCAGCTTCCGTCGCCGTCATCCAGGGATCGGCCTACGGACTGGGCCCGTACTTCCGCATCTCCTACGCCACCAGCCTCGACGTCATTGAAGAGTCCATCGCAGCCATCGACAAGGCCGTCCGGGCCCTCAGCTAA
- a CDS encoding amylo-alpha-1,6-glucosidase has translation MAGWNADTAAGPLGAGTVTLVEGSSFCISLPNGDISADHPHGLFVQDARILSGWSLTVDGLALEPLAAETKEPYRALFVGRVPRSDGYADSPLIVERLREVGAGIQEQITVRNYSLEPAECIIALRIEADFADLFEVKEARIQRRWDESRQPDGGVLTIRAAWQDVRKGVVVQAPGADISTDTVTYRASVPAHGRWSTVLTVLPTIEGTDSVTAFVHSEGDGLSPRDVRRREWVAKIPVLQMGNRSVERTLRRSYDDLGALRIEDPDHPERVVVAAGAPWFMTLFGRDSLWASVMAMPVDPSLALGTLQTLADRQGSVVDPMTEEEPGKILHEVRLDVSSGLSLGGKSNYYGSVDATPLFLMVLGAVSRWGFAADTIAALLPHADRALEWIMKYGDKDGDGFVEYERLNDQGLINQGWKDSWDGINFANGKLAAPPIALCEVQAYVYVAYLSRAWLAYDAGDTAFGNELADRAARLKKQFNEQFWIPERGYYAIALDGKKRQVDACASNMGHCMLQGLIDEDKAPQVAERLMSPEMFSGWGVRTLASDMGAYNPASYHNGSVWPHDNAIVAAGLLRYGFVDEAQRIATGMMDAAEYSDGRLPELFCGFSREQLAAPVPYPTACSPQAWAATAPIQLVTSLMRYDPVVSAGGVWMDPVLPESFGDLHITNAPLGGGRITIDIANSVPSVQGLPDGMTFLRGHRPWMIELVEQAHRRRAEARRQAGP, from the coding sequence ATGGCTGGATGGAATGCTGATACGGCGGCGGGCCCGTTGGGGGCCGGGACGGTCACTCTGGTCGAGGGATCGTCTTTCTGCATTTCCTTGCCGAACGGGGACATCAGTGCCGATCATCCGCATGGCCTCTTTGTACAGGACGCCCGCATTCTTTCGGGCTGGAGCCTGACGGTTGATGGACTGGCGCTGGAGCCGCTGGCGGCCGAGACGAAGGAGCCGTACCGGGCGCTGTTTGTCGGACGGGTTCCCCGCTCGGACGGCTACGCCGACAGCCCGCTGATCGTGGAGCGGCTACGGGAAGTGGGGGCCGGGATCCAGGAGCAGATCACCGTCCGGAACTACTCCCTCGAGCCGGCCGAATGCATCATCGCGTTGAGGATCGAAGCGGACTTCGCGGACCTCTTCGAGGTGAAAGAGGCACGGATCCAGCGGCGCTGGGACGAAAGCCGGCAGCCCGACGGCGGTGTGCTCACCATTCGTGCGGCCTGGCAGGATGTCCGGAAGGGCGTGGTGGTCCAGGCCCCGGGGGCGGACATTTCGACGGATACCGTGACGTACCGGGCCTCAGTTCCGGCGCACGGACGCTGGAGCACGGTCCTGACCGTGCTGCCCACCATCGAGGGGACCGATTCGGTGACGGCTTTCGTCCATTCTGAGGGGGATGGCTTGTCGCCCCGGGACGTCCGCCGGCGAGAGTGGGTGGCGAAGATCCCGGTCCTGCAGATGGGCAACCGGTCGGTTGAACGGACGTTGCGCCGCAGCTACGACGATCTGGGCGCCCTTCGGATTGAGGACCCCGACCACCCTGAACGTGTCGTGGTGGCCGCCGGGGCGCCCTGGTTCATGACCCTGTTCGGCAGGGACTCGCTGTGGGCTTCAGTAATGGCGATGCCGGTGGACCCGTCCCTGGCGCTGGGCACGCTGCAGACCCTGGCAGACCGCCAGGGATCCGTGGTGGACCCCATGACCGAGGAGGAACCGGGCAAGATCCTCCATGAGGTCCGGCTCGACGTTTCCAGCGGGCTGTCCCTGGGCGGCAAATCGAACTACTACGGCAGCGTCGATGCCACACCCCTGTTCCTGATGGTGCTCGGGGCGGTCAGCCGCTGGGGCTTCGCCGCGGATACCATCGCCGCGTTGCTCCCTCATGCGGACCGTGCGCTCGAGTGGATCATGAAATACGGGGACAAGGACGGCGACGGCTTCGTAGAGTACGAGCGCCTCAATGACCAGGGGCTGATCAACCAGGGCTGGAAGGACTCCTGGGATGGAATCAACTTCGCCAACGGCAAACTGGCCGCGCCGCCGATCGCACTCTGCGAGGTCCAAGCCTACGTGTACGTCGCTTATCTTTCGCGTGCGTGGCTGGCATACGACGCCGGGGACACGGCTTTTGGGAATGAGCTCGCCGACCGGGCGGCCCGGCTGAAGAAACAGTTCAACGAGCAGTTCTGGATCCCTGAACGCGGGTACTACGCCATTGCCCTGGACGGAAAGAAAAGGCAGGTGGACGCGTGCGCGTCGAACATGGGCCACTGCATGTTGCAGGGCCTCATTGACGAGGACAAGGCACCCCAGGTGGCCGAACGGCTGATGTCCCCCGAGATGTTCAGTGGCTGGGGCGTGCGCACCCTGGCCAGCGACATGGGTGCCTACAACCCCGCCAGCTATCACAACGGATCTGTGTGGCCGCACGACAACGCCATCGTCGCGGCCGGTCTCCTCCGCTATGGCTTCGTCGATGAGGCGCAGCGGATCGCCACCGGCATGATGGATGCTGCCGAGTACTCCGACGGCCGGCTCCCCGAGCTGTTCTGCGGTTTCAGCCGGGAACAGCTCGCCGCCCCCGTCCCGTATCCGACAGCGTGCTCGCCGCAGGCCTGGGCGGCGACCGCGCCGATTCAGCTGGTGACGAGCTTGATGCGGTATGACCCGGTGGTTTCCGCCGGCGGCGTCTGGATGGATCCCGTTCTTCCGGAGTCCTTTGGGGACCTGCACATCACCAACGCGCCCCTGGGCGGTGGCCGCATCACCATCGACATTGCCAATTCCGTCCCCTCAGTCCAGGGGCTGCCTGACGGGATGACGTTCCTCCGGGGGCACCGTCCGTGGATGATTGAACTGGTTGAGCAGGCCCATCGCCGCCGAGCGGAAGCGCGGCGCCAGGCGGGACCGTAG
- a CDS encoding flavin reductase family protein: MTELSDLSPRRIRNVLGHFATGLTVITAVTENGPAGFTCQSFASLSLEPALVTFSPARTSSTWPLLRRAGRFTVNILPADHQHLAAQFARSGADKFAGVDHSPSPLGNPVLDGALAWVDCELHQEYDGGDHTIVVAAVHALSARSDVDPLLFFKGDYVSVQPGAKILEGVA; encoded by the coding sequence ATGACGGAACTCTCAGACCTCAGCCCGCGCCGGATCCGCAATGTGCTGGGCCACTTCGCCACAGGCCTGACCGTGATCACCGCCGTCACCGAGAACGGCCCTGCCGGGTTCACCTGCCAGTCCTTCGCATCCCTTTCGCTGGAACCGGCGCTGGTCACCTTCAGCCCGGCACGGACCTCCAGCACCTGGCCGCTGCTGCGCCGGGCGGGCCGCTTCACCGTCAACATCCTCCCCGCCGACCACCAGCACCTCGCGGCCCAGTTCGCGCGGTCCGGTGCGGACAAGTTCGCCGGCGTTGACCACTCGCCGTCGCCCCTGGGCAACCCCGTCCTCGACGGCGCCCTGGCCTGGGTGGACTGCGAGCTGCACCAGGAGTACGACGGCGGCGACCACACCATTGTGGTGGCCGCGGTCCACGCGCTGAGTGCCCGGTCCGACGTCGATCCGCTGCTCTTCTTCAAGGGCGACTACGTCTCCGTGCAGCCAGGGGCCAAGATCCTGGAGGGCGTCGCATGA
- a CDS encoding PadR family transcriptional regulator: MRGSVLRAEYATTIAEVLRSGGFPRTQGGTLYPLLRRLEEQGLVSHKWQHDTAGPGRKQFAITDEGRAELTRAAERRRRTSSGLRRSTPSSSRKARAGHAERSSPPWPWQCPECTCWPSSSRA; encoded by the coding sequence GTGCGGGGGTCGGTTCTACGCGCTGAGTACGCGACTACGATTGCCGAAGTCCTCCGCTCCGGCGGGTTTCCCCGGACCCAGGGCGGGACGCTATATCCGTTGCTGAGGCGCCTCGAGGAGCAGGGGCTGGTCAGCCATAAATGGCAGCACGATACAGCGGGGCCGGGCCGCAAACAATTCGCCATTACCGACGAAGGCCGCGCGGAACTGACGCGCGCGGCGGAACGCCGGCGCAGGACGAGTTCGGGACTGCGCAGGAGTACGCCAAGCAGTTCCCGAAAGGCAAGAGCCGGTCACGCGGAACGGTCGTCACCACCGTGGCCGTGGCAGTGTCCCGAGTGTACGTGCTGGCCGTCGTCCTCCCGAGCCTGA
- a CDS encoding TOBE domain-containing protein, whose product MPKIRISEAARFLGVSDDTVRRWTENGTLTPVKDASGRLAVEGLELAHLARDQAQLPEDPTRVGSSARNRFVGLVTGITADKVMAQVELQCGPFRVVSLMSSEAVRELGLELGSVATAVVKATTVIIETPQGKSII is encoded by the coding sequence ATGCCGAAAATTCGCATCTCTGAAGCAGCGCGCTTCCTGGGCGTCAGCGACGACACCGTCCGCCGCTGGACCGAGAACGGGACCCTGACCCCGGTGAAGGACGCCTCCGGCCGGCTGGCCGTCGAGGGGCTTGAACTCGCGCACCTCGCCCGCGACCAGGCGCAGCTGCCCGAGGACCCCACCCGCGTGGGCAGCTCTGCACGCAACCGGTTCGTTGGCCTGGTCACCGGCATCACCGCGGACAAGGTCATGGCCCAGGTGGAGTTGCAGTGCGGCCCCTTCCGCGTCGTCTCCCTGATGAGCAGCGAAGCCGTCAGGGAGCTCGGCCTGGAACTCGGCTCCGTGGCCACCGCCGTGGTCAAGGCCACCACGGTCATCATCGAAACACCCCAGGGAAAGAGCATCATATGA
- the modA gene encoding molybdate ABC transporter substrate-binding protein, with protein sequence MSITRVRISALLAAGVLAAGLSGCAAPNTANANTANANTASGSTANSTAPNGSSTAAGTSGAQKLSGTVTVFSAASLKATFTRIASEFEAANPGTKVTLNFAGSSDLATQISQGAPADVFASADAKNMAKLSEAGLIDGTASNFATNVLEIAVPLANPASISSFADLAKPGVKVVVCAPQVPCGSATETVEKATGTTLKPVSEESSVTDVLGKVTSGEADAGLVYVTDVRNAGDKVKGITFSESHRAVNTYPIATVGSSKNKELAKAFIAMVTGSEGKKVLSDAGFGTP encoded by the coding sequence ATGAGCATCACCCGCGTGCGCATCAGCGCCCTGCTGGCCGCCGGCGTCCTTGCCGCCGGGCTGTCCGGCTGCGCTGCTCCCAATACCGCGAACGCCAATACCGCGAACGCCAATACCGCGAGCGGCAGTACCGCGAACAGCACGGCCCCGAACGGCAGTTCGACGGCGGCCGGGACCAGCGGCGCCCAGAAGCTGTCCGGCACCGTGACCGTGTTTTCCGCCGCGTCGCTGAAAGCGACCTTCACCAGGATCGCCTCCGAATTCGAAGCCGCGAACCCGGGCACCAAGGTCACGCTCAACTTTGCCGGGTCCTCGGACCTGGCCACCCAGATCAGCCAGGGTGCTCCGGCCGATGTGTTCGCCTCCGCCGACGCCAAGAACATGGCCAAGCTGTCCGAGGCCGGGCTCATCGACGGAACGGCGAGCAACTTCGCCACCAACGTCCTGGAGATCGCGGTTCCGCTGGCCAACCCGGCGTCGATCAGTTCCTTCGCCGACCTGGCGAAGCCGGGCGTCAAGGTGGTGGTCTGCGCACCGCAGGTGCCCTGCGGTTCCGCCACAGAGACGGTGGAGAAGGCCACCGGGACCACCCTGAAACCCGTCAGCGAGGAATCCTCCGTCACCGATGTTCTGGGCAAGGTCACCTCCGGGGAAGCCGACGCCGGCCTGGTCTACGTCACCGACGTCAGGAACGCAGGCGACAAGGTCAAGGGCATCACGTTCAGCGAGTCGCACCGGGCCGTGAACACCTACCCGATCGCCACCGTGGGCAGCAGCAAGAACAAGGAACTGGCCAAGGCCTTCATCGCCATGGTCACCGGCAGCGAAGGCAAGAAGGTCCTCAGTGACGCCGGTTTCGGGACACCGTAG
- a CDS encoding ABC transporter permease: MTPVSGHRSKAWTVRKTNRRDTRYTGVPPWVFAPALAGALFVLLPLAAMVAKVNWGQFIPLITSDPSLTALGLSLRTSAASTLLCIVLGVPLALVLARARFPGQRLLRAFVLLPLVLPPVVGGIALLYTFGRQGLLGRSLELAGIQIAFSTTAVVLAQTFVALPFLVVSLEGALRTAGTKYEAVAATLGARPTTVLRRVSIPLVLPGLASGAVLSFARCLGEFGATLTFAGSLQGVTRTLPLEIYLQRETDADAAVALSLVLVAVAVAVVGLSYRRPRALAAEAGPTA, from the coding sequence GTGACGCCGGTTTCGGGACACCGTAGCAAGGCTTGGACGGTCCGCAAAACAAACAGGCGGGACACCCGATACACCGGTGTCCCGCCGTGGGTGTTCGCCCCCGCCTTAGCAGGAGCCCTGTTTGTCCTGCTGCCGCTGGCTGCCATGGTGGCCAAGGTGAACTGGGGGCAGTTCATCCCGCTCATCACCTCGGATCCCTCCCTCACGGCGCTGGGCCTGAGCCTGCGGACCTCGGCCGCCAGCACCTTGCTGTGCATCGTTCTTGGCGTGCCGCTGGCCCTCGTCCTGGCCCGTGCCCGCTTCCCGGGCCAGCGGCTGCTGCGGGCCTTCGTGCTGCTCCCCCTGGTCTTGCCGCCGGTCGTCGGCGGCATCGCCCTGCTCTACACATTCGGCCGGCAGGGCCTGCTCGGGCGGAGCCTGGAACTGGCAGGGATCCAGATCGCCTTCTCCACCACCGCCGTCGTTCTTGCCCAGACGTTCGTGGCGCTGCCGTTCCTGGTGGTCAGCCTCGAGGGCGCCCTGCGCACAGCCGGCACCAAATACGAGGCCGTCGCGGCGACCCTTGGCGCGCGCCCCACCACGGTGCTGCGCCGGGTCAGTATCCCGCTGGTGCTGCCGGGGCTGGCTTCCGGCGCCGTGCTGTCCTTCGCGCGCTGCCTCGGGGAGTTCGGCGCCACCCTGACGTTCGCCGGCAGCCTGCAGGGGGTCACACGCACCCTGCCGCTGGAGATCTACCTGCAGCGCGAAACCGACGCCGACGCCGCCGTCGCGCTCTCGCTGGTGCTGGTCGCGGTGGCCGTCGCCGTCGTCGGACTTTCCTACCGGCGCCCCCGGGCACTGGCCGCAGAGGCAGGACCAACAGCATGA
- a CDS encoding sulfate/molybdate ABC transporter ATP-binding protein — MTFTLNAALHARNFDVSLNLGPAETVAVLGPNGAGKSTLLGIIAGLLRPDSGHAMLGQKTLFNLDDGNSHFLPPHTRGTALLAQEPLLFPHMSVLENVAFGPRAAGANRASALQTARHWLAEVEAAEFADRRPGQLSGGQAQRVAIARALATDPELLLLDEPMTALDIHAAPMLRRLLKRVLANRRAIIITHDVLDALMLADRAIVFEGGRITEEGPTRGVLERPRSKFAAGLAGMNLLPGTITGHGLTSDGGLDITAHPEDGAVPGQDGVAVFSPTAVSVFLTAEHGSPRNSFAVTITDLEPHGDQIRVHAGGLSADITPAASADLGLTPGMTVYFVIKATAVAVYPA, encoded by the coding sequence ATGACCTTCACACTCAACGCCGCGCTGCACGCGCGCAACTTCGACGTTTCCCTCAACCTCGGGCCGGCCGAAACCGTCGCCGTGCTGGGGCCCAACGGAGCCGGCAAGTCGACACTGCTGGGGATCATCGCCGGGCTCCTCCGCCCGGACAGCGGGCACGCAATGCTCGGACAGAAAACGCTGTTCAACCTCGACGACGGGAACAGCCACTTCCTGCCGCCGCACACCCGGGGAACAGCGCTGCTCGCACAGGAGCCGCTGCTGTTTCCGCACATGAGCGTGCTGGAGAACGTCGCCTTCGGGCCACGGGCGGCCGGCGCGAACCGGGCCAGTGCGCTGCAGACGGCACGGCACTGGCTGGCCGAAGTGGAGGCCGCGGAGTTCGCTGACCGGCGCCCCGGCCAACTCTCGGGCGGCCAGGCACAGCGCGTCGCCATCGCCCGTGCCCTGGCCACGGACCCCGAACTGCTGCTGCTCGACGAACCCATGACGGCCCTCGACATCCATGCCGCCCCCATGCTGCGAAGGCTCCTCAAGCGGGTCCTCGCAAACCGCCGGGCCATCATCATCACGCACGATGTCCTGGACGCGCTCATGCTCGCCGACCGCGCCATCGTGTTCGAGGGTGGGCGGATCACCGAGGAAGGACCCACCCGCGGCGTCCTGGAGAGACCGCGCAGCAAGTTCGCCGCCGGCTTGGCGGGCATGAACCTCCTCCCCGGAACCATCACAGGCCACGGGCTCACGTCCGACGGCGGACTGGACATCACCGCGCACCCCGAGGACGGTGCCGTGCCCGGCCAGGACGGCGTCGCCGTCTTTTCGCCGACGGCGGTCTCGGTCTTCCTGACCGCTGAACACGGCAGCCCGCGGAACTCGTTCGCCGTCACCATCACGGACCTGGAACCCCACGGCGACCAGATCCGCGTCCACGCCGGTGGGCTGTCCGCGGACATCACCCCGGCAGCCTCGGCAGACCTCGGACTCACGCCCGGGATGACCGTCTACTTCGTCATCAAAGCTACGGCCGTCGCCGTTTATCCGGCGTAG
- the arfA gene encoding arabinosylfuranosidase ArfA → MSRARITLDRDFTIGEVPRRLFGSFVEHMGRCVYTGIYEPGHPEADDNGFRQDVLKLVKELGATVIRYPGGNFVSGYNWEDGIGPRENRPRRLDGAWHTLETNAFGLHEFVDWSRQAGTEIMEAINLGTRGVDAAREVVEYANHPGGTYLSDLRAKNGHKDPFNIKLWCLGNEMDGPWQIGHKTAEEYGRLAQEAAKAMRFVDPDIELVACGSSNSGMPTFGAWEQTVLTHAYEEVDYVSLHAYYQEHDGDVGSFLASAVDTDYFIESVIATADAVRAKGKHKKHINLSFDEWNVWYQRGLDTEDQPHNVSKAGWREHPRVIEDKYNVTDAVVVGTLLNSLLRHGDRVKIANQAQLVNVIAPIFSEENGPAWRQTIFHPFARMAELAKGQILRLSVDSDKYGNARFGDTDLVDVSATWNEETGRVALFFANRGLEEAADVEVALRGFDARQVLRAEVLEIPEGGDRFTINTQGSPDRVGLKPLEGAKASGSELRLSLPALSWAVVELEVVKN, encoded by the coding sequence ATGTCCCGCGCAAGGATCACCCTCGACCGCGATTTCACCATCGGGGAAGTACCCCGCCGCCTCTTCGGCTCCTTCGTTGAGCACATGGGCCGCTGCGTGTACACCGGCATCTACGAGCCCGGCCACCCGGAGGCCGACGACAACGGCTTCCGGCAGGACGTGCTCAAGCTGGTCAAGGAGCTCGGCGCCACCGTCATCCGCTACCCCGGCGGCAACTTCGTCTCCGGCTACAACTGGGAAGACGGCATCGGCCCCCGGGAAAACCGCCCCCGCCGGCTCGACGGCGCCTGGCACACCCTCGAGACCAACGCCTTCGGCCTGCACGAGTTCGTGGACTGGTCCCGGCAGGCGGGCACCGAAATCATGGAAGCCATCAACCTGGGCACCAGGGGAGTGGACGCGGCCCGCGAAGTCGTGGAGTACGCCAACCACCCCGGCGGCACCTACCTGTCCGACCTGCGCGCCAAGAACGGGCACAAGGACCCGTTCAACATCAAACTGTGGTGCCTCGGCAACGAAATGGACGGACCGTGGCAGATCGGCCACAAGACCGCCGAGGAATACGGCCGGCTGGCCCAGGAGGCCGCCAAGGCGATGCGGTTCGTGGACCCGGACATCGAGCTGGTGGCCTGCGGCAGCTCCAACTCCGGAATGCCCACGTTTGGCGCCTGGGAGCAGACCGTCCTGACCCACGCCTACGAGGAGGTGGATTACGTCTCGCTGCACGCCTACTACCAGGAGCACGACGGCGACGTCGGCAGCTTCCTCGCCAGCGCCGTCGACACCGACTATTTCATCGAATCGGTGATCGCCACGGCCGACGCCGTCCGCGCGAAGGGCAAGCACAAGAAGCACATCAACCTGTCCTTCGACGAGTGGAACGTCTGGTACCAGCGCGGCCTCGACACCGAGGACCAGCCGCACAACGTCTCCAAGGCGGGCTGGCGCGAGCACCCCAGGGTCATCGAGGACAAGTACAACGTGACGGACGCCGTCGTCGTCGGCACCCTGCTCAACTCGCTGCTCCGCCACGGTGACCGGGTCAAGATCGCCAACCAGGCGCAGCTGGTCAACGTGATTGCCCCGATCTTCAGCGAGGAAAACGGCCCGGCCTGGCGCCAGACCATCTTCCACCCGTTCGCCCGGATGGCCGAACTGGCGAAGGGCCAAATCCTGCGCCTGTCCGTCGACTCGGACAAGTACGGGAATGCCCGCTTTGGCGACACCGACCTCGTCGATGTCAGTGCGACGTGGAACGAGGAAACGGGCCGGGTGGCGCTGTTCTTCGCGAACCGCGGCCTGGAGGAGGCGGCCGACGTTGAGGTGGCCCTGCGCGGCTTTGATGCCCGGCAGGTGCTCCGGGCCGAGGTCCTGGAAATCCCGGAGGGCGGGGACCGCTTCACGATCAACACGCAGGGCAGCCCGGACCGCGTGGGCCTGAAGCCGCTCGAAGGCGCGAAGGCAAGCGGCTCCGAACTCCGGCTGAGCCTGCCGGCGCTGTCCTGGGCCGTCGTCGAGCTGGAAGTGGTCAAGAACTAG
- a CDS encoding carbohydrate ABC transporter permease, translating into MATHTLTRPAPRSTSAAQLRQPRKKMTVGRAAVLAVAAILAVLWIVPFAWATVTAFKSETDAAAPKVSWIPPSGFTADAFIKVFQDGNIPLWTWNSLYTSAAITVITLAISALVAYALSRIDFRGKKVLMTVIIASIIIPPPVLIIPLFYQMVALHMIDTSWAIILPQVIHPAMVFVLKKFFDQIPRELEEAAVMDGASRMRIFTQIILPLSRPILAAVAIFVFISAWNNFLWPFISTNDGSILTLPVGLQTIKSAYGIQYAQNMASALLAALPLILVFLFFQRQIIKGVATTGLAGT; encoded by the coding sequence ATGGCAACCCACACGCTGACCCGCCCCGCCCCCCGCAGCACGTCCGCCGCACAACTCCGCCAGCCCCGGAAGAAGATGACAGTGGGCAGGGCCGCCGTCCTGGCGGTCGCCGCGATCCTGGCCGTCCTCTGGATTGTCCCCTTCGCCTGGGCAACCGTTACCGCCTTCAAGAGCGAGACGGATGCCGCGGCGCCGAAAGTAAGCTGGATCCCGCCGTCGGGCTTTACCGCCGACGCGTTCATCAAGGTGTTCCAGGACGGCAACATCCCGCTGTGGACGTGGAACTCGCTCTACACCTCCGCCGCCATCACCGTGATCACGCTGGCCATCTCCGCGCTGGTGGCCTATGCCCTGTCCCGCATCGACTTCCGCGGCAAGAAGGTCCTGATGACGGTGATCATCGCCTCCATCATCATTCCGCCGCCGGTGTTGATCATCCCGCTGTTCTACCAGATGGTGGCACTGCACATGATCGACACGTCGTGGGCCATCATCCTGCCGCAGGTCATCCACCCCGCCATGGTGTTCGTGCTCAAGAAGTTCTTCGACCAGATCCCGCGTGAACTCGAGGAGGCCGCGGTGATGGACGGTGCCAGCCGGATGCGGATCTTCACCCAGATCATCCTGCCGCTCTCACGCCCCATCCTGGCCGCCGTCGCGATCTTCGTGTTTATCAGCGCCTGGAACAACTTCCTTTGGCCCTTCATCTCCACCAACGACGGCTCCATCCTGACCCTCCCGGTGGGGCTGCAGACCATCAAGAGCGCCTACGGCATCCAGTACGCGCAGAACATGGCCTCCGCGCTGCTCGCGGCGCTGCCGCTCATCCTGGTCTTCCTGTTCTTCCAGCGCCAGATCATCAAGGGCGTTGCGACGACGGGACTCGCCGGTACCTGA